The following nucleotide sequence is from Pedobacter sp. PACM 27299.
CAAAGACTCAAAATCAGCTGCTGCGGAAAGAATCAAATAAAAACGGTATTTTTGCAGAAAATGGACATTTTATGGCCATTTCAGCCTTCCTTTATAAAAACAGCTATGAGCACAATAAACTATCCGCAATTCAGCCTAGATTTTCATAAAAACATCTTAGAAAGCCTGGAAGATTATGGAGTATTTACTACTGATAAACATGGAATTGTAACTAGTTGGAATAAAGGAGCAGAAAATGTGCTCGGCTATGTTGAACAGGAAATATGCGGCCAGTCTGCCAGGATCATCTTCACAGATGAGGATCGCAAGAATGAAATTCCAGAGCATGAATTCACAGAAGCAATGGAAAAAGGAAGAGGTCAGGACGAGCGTTATCATCAAAGAAAAGATGGAAGTTTGTTTTGGGCCAGCGGACTAGTTTTTCCATTATATGACAATGACCAGAACCATATTGGCTTCACCAAAATTCTTAGAAACCTAAGTAACCGCAAGCAGGCAGAAGAAGAGGTTTTAGAAGCCAGAAAATATGCACAAAGTATTGTTGAGACCTCTAAAGAACCCATCCTCATTTTAAATGCTGACTTGAGCATTAATTCTGCAAGTAAATCATTTTTTAATTTATTCAATTTAGACAAGCAGGAAGTCGAAAACCTAAACCTGTTCGAGGTGCTGTCCAGATCGCTCGACCCCCAGGCGCTAAAAGAGCAAATGCAAAGTTATGACAGCTTTGAAAACCTCGAACTAATTCAGCCTCAAAAACAGACTGATGAAGAACATATATTACTGGTTTCCAGCCGAAAGGTTTTTCAAACTTTCAAATCAATCGGCCAATTTCTCCTGACATTTGAAGACGTCACATCAGCACGAAAACTCGAACAGGCTAAAGAAGATTTCATGAACATCGCCAGCCATGAACTCAAAACCCCCATTTCAGTGATCCGCTCCTATACACAATTACTAGGTCTGGAACTAAAAGAAAAAAGCAATGATCGGGTCAGCAAAATTCTCAAACGCATTCTTCATCAATCAGACCACCTCAATAAGCTCACCTCGCTGCTGCTGGATGTTTCCGCCTTTAACGCCGGAAATATTAGCCTGAATAAAGCGCCTTTTGTATTGTTAGAACTGGTCCTGGAGATCGCTGCTGAAATAACCGAAAATGCAAACCATCAAATCATCCTGCAGGAAATCAGCGACGTCAGGGTAATGGCAGATCGCAGCCGCATCGCTCAGGTGATCACCAATCTGATAACTAATGCCATAAAATACTCACCTGATGCGGACATCATAAACCTTAATCTACAGGTAGATGATAGCAAAAAAACTGTAAGGCTATCAGTTCAGGATTACGGCATAGGTATTTCTCTTAAAAATCAACAAGAACTGTTCAAGCGTTTTTCAAGATCAAATCATAAAAAAGCGAGAAACATAGACGGTTTTGGCATGGGCTTATACCTCTCTCAGGAGATCATAAAAGCACACAGGGGTCAAATAAGCGTCATCAGTGAGGGAGAAAATGGCTCCACATTCTATTTCGATCTAGATGTGATTTAAATAAATTGCTGCTAAGCCTGGTAATTACTCTGTCCCATTTTTACACTTTGCTCTAGCTTTTGTTTTAGCTGCTCAACAGAAAATGGTTTCAGCAAAAAATCATCCAAATAACGCAGCTCAGGATGCTCCTCTAAAGACATCCCGATTGAAGCAGTAAGTGCAATGATACAGACCTGACTTTTTTGTGGATCGCTCAACTCACGAATCCTCCTACTGGCATCAAAACCACTCATCACAGGCATATTAATGTCCATAAGTATTAAGTCATAAGGGTTCGCTATTACAGCGTCCAGGGCAAGCTCGCCATTTGCTGCAACATCAGCAACCAGCCCCCATCTGGTCAGCGTTTTCTGCAATACCATCACGTTTACAGGATTATCCTCAGCAATCAAAATTCGCAAATGCCCAATTTCAGTACTGAATTCATCCGGCATAACCTGAGGCTCATCATTAACAAGCTCAGCAAAGGACAGTTCAAAACTAAAGAACGTTCCCAGCCCCTGTTCAGATTTAAAGCTCAATACACCTCCATGAAGCTCCACAAGCCTTCGGGCAATACTTAAGCCAAGACCAGTACCCTGGAACTGCTCAGAGATTTGATGTTCAGCGCGAAAATAAGGTTCAAAAACACGAGCTTGCTGCGTTTCAGGAATTCCGATCCCAGAATCTTCAATTTCAAATCTAATGCGAAGCATAGCTGAATCAGCCGATACCACAACGGCCTTAATTTTAACAAATCCT
It contains:
- a CDS encoding PAS domain S-box protein — its product is MSTINYPQFSLDFHKNILESLEDYGVFTTDKHGIVTSWNKGAENVLGYVEQEICGQSARIIFTDEDRKNEIPEHEFTEAMEKGRGQDERYHQRKDGSLFWASGLVFPLYDNDQNHIGFTKILRNLSNRKQAEEEVLEARKYAQSIVETSKEPILILNADLSINSASKSFFNLFNLDKQEVENLNLFEVLSRSLDPQALKEQMQSYDSFENLELIQPQKQTDEEHILLVSSRKVFQTFKSIGQFLLTFEDVTSARKLEQAKEDFMNIASHELKTPISVIRSYTQLLGLELKEKSNDRVSKILKRILHQSDHLNKLTSLLLDVSAFNAGNISLNKAPFVLLELVLEIAAEITENANHQIILQEISDVRVMADRSRIAQVITNLITNAIKYSPDADIINLNLQVDDSKKTVRLSVQDYGIGISLKNQQELFKRFSRSNHKKARNIDGFGMGLYLSQEIIKAHRGQISVISEGENGSTFYFDLDVI